TCCAGCGTATGGTCGTCGATGACGCGCAACGTGACACCGGGCAGGGCGGGCAGGTCGCCGCCAGCGCGGTTCACATCCAGCACGAAGGTTTCGACATCCAGCGTCGATAGCAGGCTCTTCATCGTGGTGTTCTTTACGATGCGGCCCTGGTCGATGATCGCGATATTGCGGCAGAGCTGCTCCGCTTCTTCGAGGTAGTGCGTGGTCAGGATCACGGTGGTGCCGGCGGCATTGATGCCGCTGACGAACTGCCACATGGAGCGGCGGATCTCGATATCGACGCCCGCGGTGGGCTCATCGAGGATCAGGAGCTTTGGCTCGTTCATCATCGCGCGGGCGATCATGAGGCGGCGCTTCATACCACCGGAAAGCATGCGCGCCTGATGGTGCGCCTTATCCCACAGGCGCAGCTCCTTCAGGTACTTCTCCGCCCGCTCCGAGGCCTCCGCGCGACCAATGCCGTAGAAGCCGGCCTGGTTCACACAGATATCGAACGGCTTCTCGAACTGGTTGAAGTTGATTTCCTGGGGCACCAGGCCGATGAGGCGCATGGCCTCGCTACGGCGCTTGTGAATCGAGACCCCGAATACCTCGGCATCGCCCGATGAGGCGTTGACCAGGGACGACAGGATGCCGATGAGGGTGGACTTGCCGGCGCCGTTAGGGCCGAGCAGGGCGAAGAAATCCCCCGGCTCAACGGTAAGCGAAACCCCTTTCAGGGCCTCGACGCCGTTGCCGTAGGTCTTGCGTAAATCTTTGACGTGTAAGGCAGGAGTGGTCATGGGCTGCGCCGGAATGACAAGCCGCCTATTATACCGGGCTTTGCCGGGCGACCTTGTTCCCTGGCGTCAACAGAGACTTTCCATGGCCGAACAATTCCAGCTCCGCCTCGCCGATAGCTTCATGCTCGCCCCCGCGGTGCGGCACATGGCCTTCGAGCGGGTGGACGGCCAACCCCTGGCCTTCGTCCCGGGGCAGTTTCTCCAGGTCCATTTCCACTATGACGACGGCAAGGCCACCAAACGCAGCTACTCGGTAGGTACTGTCGGCGACGGCGCGGCGCCGGTCCAGCGAATCGAAATCGCCGTTTCCTACGTGGAAGGTGGGGCCGCCACCGCGCTGCTGAGCGGCCTGGAAGCGGGCGGGACCATTGATGCCAGCGGCCCCTATGGCCGGTTCTGCCTGATGGATGGCGACCAGAACAAGCGCTATATCCTGATCGCGACGGGTACCGGCGTGACCCCGTACCGGGCCATGCTGCCCCAGATCGAGGCCCTGATAGCCGCCCGTGGTTGCCGGTTTGTGCTGCTTTATGGCGCCCGCAACGAGACCGAATTGCTCTATGGCGAGGAATTCGATGCCTTTGCCCGTAAGCACGAGGGTTTCGATTTCCACCCGTGCTTCAGTCGCGGTGCCCGCCCCAATCCACGCCCGCACGACCGTCTGGGCTACGTGCAGGACATGCTGGCCGAGCTGGAGCCTACCGCCGACCAGGATATCGCCTACCTGTGTGGCAACCCGAACATGGTGGATGCGGCGTTTGCGGCGCTGAAGGAACACGGCCTGGCCGTGCAGCACATCCGCCGCGAGAAATACATCAGCTCACGCTGATCGATGGCCTGGCGGCCACGGGCGCGAACGGCGTCCCCGCGGGCGCCGTCCCGGGCGGCATATACTGCCGCCCATGCACGCCAAGGCCGAAACCGCCCCCCTTTCCCCCGAGATGCGCCGCTATGCCGAGCTGGACCAGCGCCTGCTGGCCGCGGTGCGCACGATCCGGATCCTTCCCACGGTGTCCTGGCCGGCATCGGTGGAGGAGCGCCTTATCGAGGAGTTCGGCGCAGGTCGGCTCTCGTTACCCGATATTCGCTACCACCGGCCCGAGTTGGGCGAGACCCGGCGCGAGCTTGAGGCGATTGAAGCCGAGGCCTGCGAGGACCACCCGATTGCCGAGTACCTGCGGCGGACCGCCGAATCGTGGCGGATCGCCACCCAGATGCTCGATGCTGCGGGCACCGACGGCGTTACCGAGGCCTCCGTGCTGCTTTATGGCCGTCCGGGGGATGCCATTCCCGGTAGCAGCCGGAGCAATCTGGATGCCGCCGCGTACTTCGTGAACCTGGCCGATGAGCTGGGCGCCGATCTCGAAACGGAGGATGCCGCTGGGCACATTAGTGCCGAAGAACTCCGTCGCGACATGACGGCGAAGCTCGATGCATTCTTTGCCCCGGGCACCATCGCCGTTGAAGTGGACCCGGAACTCACCGCCAAGGCGGCCGCCGGTGCGACCCGCATCCGCCTGCGTGGCGGCGCCCGTTTCACCGAGTACGACCGCCACCAGTTGCTCGCACACGAAGCCTTCGTTCACTCGCTGACGGCGTTGAATGGCCGCGAACAGCCCGTGCTGGCGTCGCTGGCGCGCACCTCGCCGCGCGTTACAGCCACTCAGGAAGGCCTGGCCGTCTTCGCCGAGCTCATGTCGGGCGCCATCGATATCTCTCGCCTGAAGCGCATCAGCCTGCGCATCCTGGCGATCGACATGGCCATGAATGGCGCGGATTTCGTCGAGGTGTTCCGCTATTTCCGTGTGTGCGGACAGAATGTTCCCGATAGCTTCCATTCGGCCCAGCGCGTGTTCCGTGGCGTACCGCTGACCGGCGGCTCCGCGTTCGCCAAGGACAACGTGTACCTGACCGGTTTGCTGGCGGTGCACACGTTCTTCCGTTGGGCCCTCCGCCAGCGCCGCCTGGACCTGTTGCGCAACCTGTTTGCCGGCAAGCTCGCCCTGCACGATGTGATGTCACTGGAAGCCCATTTCCAGAACGGTGATATCGCCTCGCCCCGCTACCTGCCGCCGTGGATGCAGCACGTGCACGGCCTTGCGGGAAAGCTGGCATTTTCCCTGTTCGTCAACCACATACACATGGCGGGGGTCGAGGCCGAGGAAATTTCCCTCGGCCTGTAAACGCGTCAGCGAATACGGAACGGCGCCGGCGATTCGGCGAAGAACGGGCGCCAGTCACACGACAGGCGCAGGCGAGCATGCTGTGTCGCCGTACCGGCCGGTAGTGGAATGGCCGCGCTGCCTGTATTCGCCACGTCGCGCGCTACGGCTTGCCAGGTCGATCCGTCATCCAGGGAAAGCGATGCCTCCAGGAAGTGGCAGGAAATCGGCGCCAGCGACGTTCCGGCAGGATCCCAGCGAATGCCAAGCGGCTGGCCTGCGCTGCCGTCCGGTACGGGTTCCATGGCAAAGGCGCGGCCGGTATCTACCACCTGCACGCGTGCGTCGTCGGTCGCCACGGTGGCCGTTTCGCCGCCGTTGTCGCGCACTGTCAGCCGGAACGACAGCCAGCGTGATCCCTGGGGAAGGCCGGATGTGAATACCCGGCGAGCCGTCGGCCCAGGGGCCGCCGCGCGGAAGCCATGCTGGCCGTCGAGGTCATCCCAGGCGTAGGAGAGGCGACGCCCCGCGATGCCGGGCTCCACGGTCGCATCGAGCCAGAAAGGCGTGCGCGCCGGAATCACCGGCGGATCCGCGAGCGATTCCGGATCGATCCACGGCGCGATCGCGTTGATCATGTACTTCCTGGCGCACGCGCCCCCGCGCGAGGCCAGCCAGTTGCGAACCCGGGCGATGCTCACCCCATCGAACGCAAGGCAGTGCCAACAACGCGTCTCACGAAACGGGGCTCCCAGTTGATTACCGAGCACCAGGAGGAAGTTGGCAAAGGCGGCATCCGGATCCGCACCGCCACTCCACGCCGCCGCCTTATGCGTGGCGAGATAGTCCGCGTCCATGGCATCGCTGCAGCTGGTTCCGGTCTCGGTTTCGCCCCCGTCGAGCCCCAGCAATGCATGGCCGAGGTCGTAGCCGCTGGCGGGGAGGCGTCGGGTGATGAGGTTGGCCGCTGCAGAACGCGGCTCACCCTCGCGCAGGGGATCACGGCGGTGGTCCGCCACCATGAGGCGATCGTCGTGCGCCGCCAGGGTGAGGTGCACGCCAAGGTCGTTCTCGAGCACTTCGTTCGCCCGGTTAACCAGGTGAGCCGCCGCGCCAAGCGCCGCCTCCCGCGTGCCGCCGTTCGCGGCAGTGAACGCGCTGCCGGCGGCCAGCGCGAGGCGGAATTCGTACCTGACGTTACCGGCAGCCGAAGGGGCCAAGGTGTCCATGGTCGCTGGCTGGGGAAGCGTGAGCAATGCCGGTGCAGCGGACGGTGGCGGCGAAAACGCTGGCAATGGTGACGCGGCCGTTGGCTGCCATTGGCCGTCGGCTTCGCGCAGGCTCATCCGTGCCTGGCCACCTGCGTAGTCCAGCCGCACGCTGCGCCCTGCGGTATCGCTGCCGCGGAAGCTGCGCATCGTGGGGTAACGGCGCAGCAGGTCGCGCGGCAGCGTGCGCGAATCCCACAGCGTGAATGCCGAGGTCGCGCCATCGGGCAAAGGGAGCGAAATCACGGTACGAGCCTTGCCATCGGCAGCCAGTTCAAAAAGCCTGGCGCGAGCATCGCCAAGCGAATCGGCGGCCGCGGCACACGACCACGGAAGGAGCAGGAGAAAAGCGTGGACAGGGCGTCGCATGGGGGCCTCGTGGCGTCTGTGGGAGGCCATTCAGCGTACGCACCCGCACGGTTCCGCAATGCAGGTATGCAGCCCGATGATGCGTAGGGGTTGCGTATCACAGCTTGTCGCAAAGCAACACACCGCACCGCATGGCGGGCGCTGGCGCGGTGTTAACATCGGGGTCTGCCGCGCGGCCGGGCCGCGCCCCCTGCTACCTATCAGTCCCACAGGATCCCATGGCCATTTCAGAGGAACTGAGGCAAGCCGCCCTCGAGTACCACCGCCTTCCCCGTCCGGGCAAGATCAAGGTCACGCCGACCACGTCGCTGCTCACCCAGCGCGACCTGTCGCTTGCGTATTCGCCCGGCGTCGCCGCCGCGTGCGATGCCATCGTCGCCGATCCGCGTGAAGCCGCTGAGCTCACCGCGCGTTCCAACCTGGTGGCGGTGATCAGTAACGGCACCGCGGTGCTCGGCCTGGGCAACATCGGCGCGCTGGCCAGCAAGCCGGTGATGGAAGGCAAGGGCGTGCTGTTCCAGAAGTTCGCCGGCATCGATGTGTTCGATATCGAGATCAACGAAACCGATCCGGACAAGCTGGTCGATATCATCGCCAGCCTCGAACCCACGTTCGGCGGTATCAACCTCGAGGACATCAAGGCGCCGGAGTGCTTCGTCGTTGAGCGCAAGCTGCGCGAACGCATGAAGATCCCGGTGTTCCACGATGACCAGCACGGTACGGCCATCATCGTCGGTGCCGCGGTGCTCAACGCGCTGCTGGTTACCGGCAAGAAGATCGAAGACGTCAAGCTCGCGACCACCGGCATGGGCGCTGCAGGCATTTCCTGCGTCGACATGCTCGTGACCCTGGGCATGAAGAAGGAAAACATCCTGGCGTTCGATCGCGATGGCGTGCTGCATACCGGTCGCACCGATCTGGATCCGGACAAGCAGCGTTACGCGCG
Above is a genomic segment from Luteibacter aegosomatissinici containing:
- a CDS encoding ABC transporter ATP-binding protein encodes the protein MTTPALHVKDLRKTYGNGVEALKGVSLTVEPGDFFALLGPNGAGKSTLIGILSSLVNASSGDAEVFGVSIHKRRSEAMRLIGLVPQEINFNQFEKPFDICVNQAGFYGIGRAEASERAEKYLKELRLWDKAHHQARMLSGGMKRRLMIARAMMNEPKLLILDEPTAGVDIEIRRSMWQFVSGINAAGTTVILTTHYLEEAEQLCRNIAIIDQGRIVKNTTMKSLLSTLDVETFVLDVNRAGGDLPALPGVTLRVIDDHTLEAEMSRAHDLNSLFAALSANGITVTSMRNKANRLEELFVRLVEHGRESAA
- a CDS encoding FAD-binding oxidoreductase, with product MAEQFQLRLADSFMLAPAVRHMAFERVDGQPLAFVPGQFLQVHFHYDDGKATKRSYSVGTVGDGAAPVQRIEIAVSYVEGGAATALLSGLEAGGTIDASGPYGRFCLMDGDQNKRYILIATGTGVTPYRAMLPQIEALIAARGCRFVLLYGARNETELLYGEEFDAFARKHEGFDFHPCFSRGARPNPRPHDRLGYVQDMLAELEPTADQDIAYLCGNPNMVDAAFAALKEHGLAVQHIRREKYISSR
- a CDS encoding flavohemoglobin expression-modulating QEGLA motif protein, whose product is MHAKAETAPLSPEMRRYAELDQRLLAAVRTIRILPTVSWPASVEERLIEEFGAGRLSLPDIRYHRPELGETRRELEAIEAEACEDHPIAEYLRRTAESWRIATQMLDAAGTDGVTEASVLLYGRPGDAIPGSSRSNLDAAAYFVNLADELGADLETEDAAGHISAEELRRDMTAKLDAFFAPGTIAVEVDPELTAKAAAGATRIRLRGGARFTEYDRHQLLAHEAFVHSLTALNGREQPVLASLARTSPRVTATQEGLAVFAELMSGAIDISRLKRISLRILAIDMAMNGADFVEVFRYFRVCGQNVPDSFHSAQRVFRGVPLTGGSAFAKDNVYLTGLLAVHTFFRWALRQRRLDLLRNLFAGKLALHDVMSLEAHFQNGDIASPRYLPPWMQHVHGLAGKLAFSLFVNHIHMAGVEAEEISLGL
- a CDS encoding reprolysin-like metallopeptidase; translated protein: MRRPVHAFLLLLPWSCAAAADSLGDARARLFELAADGKARTVISLPLPDGATSAFTLWDSRTLPRDLLRRYPTMRSFRGSDTAGRSVRLDYAGGQARMSLREADGQWQPTAASPLPAFSPPPSAAPALLTLPQPATMDTLAPSAAGNVRYEFRLALAAGSAFTAANGGTREAALGAAAHLVNRANEVLENDLGVHLTLAAHDDRLMVADHRRDPLREGEPRSAAANLITRRLPASGYDLGHALLGLDGGETETGTSCSDAMDADYLATHKAAAWSGGADPDAAFANFLLVLGNQLGAPFRETRCWHCLAFDGVSIARVRNWLASRGGACARKYMINAIAPWIDPESLADPPVIPARTPFWLDATVEPGIAGRRLSYAWDDLDGQHGFRAAAPGPTARRVFTSGLPQGSRWLSFRLTVRDNGGETATVATDDARVQVVDTGRAFAMEPVPDGSAGQPLGIRWDPAGTSLAPISCHFLEASLSLDDGSTWQAVARDVANTGSAAIPLPAGTATQHARLRLSCDWRPFFAESPAPFRIR